In Phyllopteryx taeniolatus isolate TA_2022b chromosome 22, UOR_Ptae_1.2, whole genome shotgun sequence, the DNA window CATCAAATTTGCCATTTCTGTCACTTCCTGTGGTTTACATCCTGCTGAAACAGGAAGTGAGCGATGTCCCCGGATATTGTGCAACCACTCTCCCGCCATTATCATCACTAAGGTGTCAAACACGTCCGAGCGACTTGGTTTCCCCCATCTGAGGGGACCAGAGGGTGAAATATGGGCACCTGACAAGCATAAATTATGTTAATAGATTTTAATAAAAATCGCTTTACTCCAAAGGTTTCAGTACTTTGAATTGTCAAAATGATCTAGTGGTTCTACCTGGAGAGAATTCGGAAGCTTAAGTTAGAGcactaaaatattaaaacaagaaATTGTGATGCCCTGTGAGGAATGGCTGGCGCTTGATGAAAAATGGAGAACGCACAAGTGTCTCTCCCAGGTGGAGTTTTCtacattttattaattgatCTGACGGCGGAATCTGGTCCTCCATAATGGCTCGGTATAATGAAGAAGATACCAAGCACATTCGGGAATATTTTAATGAACAAACGCCAATATCATTTTTGGTCAATTCCGCTCAGTAATTTACAATTAGGCTGTCCTTGTtatctaaaataaaaattgtaattaaGTAAGAAATTGGGCTTTTGTGTTAGCGATGGTGATTAGTAATGATGGTCTATTCAAGGGAAGAATTATCAGAAAATTATTCTTATGAAAGGAAGAAAACACGGCCATGCCATGCGACCTCTGCCACCCCACAATGACGGCGAGACTGTAAATTATCCACGGCGTGTTGTTAATTGAACTGTGCCATTGTTACCAAGGCAGGATGTCGATTGATCGGTTACTGGTGCTTCCAAAGCTTCCTCGGACTTGACAGTTTGAGTCGAGGAACAAAAGGATGAAGAAAAGACGGGATGAACAGTGAACTGGAAAAATACTTGGAAAGAGAGTtgtgtggcgggggggggggcatcttgGAAACGGAGTGGAAACGAGAGACCTCGCTTTTCAATTACTGCACTCAAGaggttaaatcaataaaatttgAATTGCTTATGGTAATCACCTACACTCCAATCACTGGGATCAGCATAAGCAATCTGCTGACCCCAGCCATGCTCAGCCACTGATTGAAACATATCAAGCTGGCTGCAAGGGTCAGCAGAGATtaaactgtgtatatatatttgtttgtgtgaccTGCCTGGCCTTTTGATATTTCTTATAAAGAGAGTGggactttttaaaatacaaatgctAGGCCGGACAGTTTTATTAACGAGAACATTTTAGAGGCCTGCATGATATGGAATGTGGCATCAGAAGTGCAGAAATTACACAGCAAAGGGGTCAAGCAATTAAAGTGGATTAGGTGTTTTAGTCACCACTACAACGTTTTACTTCAGCTGACTTAGGGCATTTTTACTTCTTGGTAAGACATCAGGCTGGAGTTTGCAATTTTCCCcaaataaacactttttgtcatatttgttaaaactgagaGTAATACATGAGtacaattatctaatttcaTTTCCAAGCAACCACCGCGCCTGAGAAAAACAACCAGTCAGGGATCAAGGCATGATTGATGAGTTGTCGATCATTTATCTTGCACTCGCACGCACACCCACCACGGCCTGCCGCTGACCTTTTACCTCGGGCTTCGGGAGCTTTACTTTGCCTTTTGCAGCCTAGACCATCAATAGGCTTTTTTTGCGTACATGAAATCTTAAGTTCAGCTGATAAAAAAAAcggaagcaaaaacaaaagtgttgcctttttatatttttgttcacgtAACCAAAAGCATAGTGGCTAATGACTAGAATGATCATAATCGACAATCATTTGTTGTTGTATAACTTATCGCTGCCCATTTAGATGCTTCAATAAAAGCAATTTTATGCGAAGGTCAACAAAAAGTTAaacacaaacattcattcattgtatATCCACTCCCAGAGTTGGAAGGTTGCAAAATGGACAACAACATATGTCAGGTTTTGTGTGGTcaattgtattacatttttcaatACAGTACTCTACTCATAGAATTGAGGAGTACAGAATGCCAGATTGCGCTTTTCAAACTCGTGCATATGCATTCGCGAGCAGGTCGAGGGAAAAAGTTGGGAGGTGATGCACAAGGTGGAAATTTTTCTGCTGTCTTTTGTATGTATGAAAACTGCAGAGAAAAAGCAGATTTCCATATTTTGTGCAATGGAAGCGGTATTCATGAGCATTGGCTTGCTTTGTGTATTGTGAAAGTCGGTATGTCGCTAAATTAACTTTGCTTAGTGTAGATTAAAATGCTGGACGCTAAACCAGGTATTGTTGGTTTTAtcatgaatatttaaaaaaacaaaacactaattACAACATGTTAGTATAATGTTTTATAAATAATGTAGCACTCTATCAGATTGTAcgattaaaaatatacagtaatgacataattaaatggaatgtaaagtATTCAACAGGTTTTGCTTCTCTTAAAtggatattgtgctgctccttctggtgtgtgcactttggccacctgggggcagtataatacagacacacaGATATACTTGGAGACGGTCAATCCTCAATAAGATGCAAtattattagtcattcttcgcagaggataaagaatacatgcctgtgattATTGCTATATCTGTCAACGCGACCTTATGCCATCTACAAGAGCATataaaatgttctgcctgtcactatacatcgctggcataaagaaatgaagaaatacattatttgtagtaaagcAATAACCATCGAACCAATTCAGTAAAATTAAACTGCACATCTTACCATGATGCAAAGGGAAGAAAATAAAGATTGTGCGGCCTCAAAATGTCCACCTGATGATACCCAATTGATTCCCATTCCCGTAAATCGTCCTGGCTATCTTCTCATCACATTTGCAAGACCTTAAGGTGCCGCTGTAAGATATAAATACCTGCTTCATCTCCGCGTGGAGCGTTACTTTGAAGTTGCATCTAATTAAGCAGCAACTCAGTTAAAAAGCTGAACAGAAAAGACACGAGGCAGATCCTTAGCGTGTGGATGACGGTTAATGAAGCACGGACACAAAAGAACAGACATCGTGATGTGACGCCTTCAAATGCACGCAGTCTAATAAGGCTGCCATACATGAAATATAGAATTTACGACACACGCCGGATCAAAACTGGATGTGTGCTAATTAGCTGATTTATAATGCATGTCTTGGTGTAAATGTTCATCCCAGTCTGTACATAGAAGGAGGGATGTGGTTGACGAATGTGACTGTGATAACCCGCCGaccacccaccaccaccccaaaaaaagtacatttgctGCAAGTTTCATTTAGTTCATTATCTGGTCATTGATATTGTGCTCCATATGGTGTGTGTGCTTTGTCTCGTGACATTTGGTGTAATTGTAacagtatttcagaaaaagaacatcataccaacagtcaaacattgtGGTggaagtgtgatggtctggggctgcttctTCAtaaggacctggacgacttgctgtgattgacggaatcatgaattctgctctctaCAATTATGTTCcaccatcagtttgtgacttcaagctgaagtgcacttgggttctgcagcacgacaacgatccaaaacacacttgcaagtcaacttctgaatggcttaaaaaaaaaaaaaaaaagctttcgaaGTGGCCAAATCAAATTCTGAACCTGAATCCGATCGAAATGTTGTGGCATGACATTAAAGAGGCTGTTTATGCTCGAAAACCCTGGattaaaacaattctacaaGGAAGAGTGCTCCAAAATATCTCTAcggagatgtgaaagactcattgccagttcgaGAAAATACTTGATTTTAGTTGTTattgctgagggtggcccatccagttattaggtttaaagggccattactttttcacactgggCCACGTAGCATGTGTGGGGATCTGTACATACACTTAATGTTAGTAGTTAGTTTTGCAGACAGACTGCAGCATACTGAGCATTTGTAAGTACTGGGTGTGTCCAGGGTTGTTAGTTAAAGACTGTGCAGGGCTTATTTCGGCGCCTCCTCTTCTCCCAAGCTGTGAAATGCTTGGCTTGTCTGAGGAATGAGAGACCCTGAAGGGCCAAGGGTCCTGAACAAATGAGCTcccataaaaaacaaaagaaaactccTACTTATACAGGAACAGGACACAATGCAGACAAGCAGCCGCCCAAAGCAGCCTTCATGGTAATTTCATCCCACTATTTGCGATGCCCACCCATGGGTTTCAGCACTCTGGATTGACGCCAGTCACCTTCATGTGCAGCGAGAGGCATTCGTCATATCAGCGGCTGGCACACTGTATCAACAGAAGTCcgctcattttttattttatttttttattttttttgccttagcATTCTGACTAATTGCATTTGATAATGGGGCCAAAACCGAGTCCTGTTCATGCATGTCAATTAAGCAGCGAGTGTTAAATATGTGACATTCAATCAGGGTGTTTTTGCACCGGTTTGAAATTAAAGAAAAGCAGCATTTTGGGGATATGCAGAGGAATGTTCGCAGCAAAGCTAATGAAGTTAATTGCTGGAGCTGAGGCACTTTTATGAGCTGCACCTGGTCCATAAATGATTCCTAATGAGGAAGCAAGCCGTTTGACTTTTAAATGCTTCCCTCTAGTGGCAAGGAGAAACAGTTCTGAATCATCACAGTGAAAGACTGGAGCAGATGTGTGGTGGTTAAACACAGGCAGCACAATGCAAAactgatttttggggggcgaATAAAGaacttaaaattgttttgtttttttaatcagttgacagcacattattacaaatatgtCCTGAATTAGCTGGCAACTAAATGCAAATgtggtaattattttttaatctgtcTCTGCTTTTGTTGTCCCGATGGGTGGTGGTCTGCtgcaaaatgttgatttttttttttttgtaaatcgatatttttgtttgctgtataGCGGTGATgcctttatttgttattttcctagttagttagttagttagtttattAGTTATTTTAATTGGATTTGTTTCTCTGTCACCCACTGAAGGTTGAGTGTTCTAATCTTTTTCTGGACACTGTTGACTTGTGTTTGTCCCACAACAATTCAGTATTCTGCGGTTTGACTCACCGTTCACCTAAATAAACATGCTGAAAGTCATTCCAAGACCATTAACATTTTTCATGTCCGACTGAAGTGTTATTCTTTTTGCTACGTTGATTTATACATATTCTAATGCATCTAGGTCACCTGTTGAGGTATGACAGGTAATACTTAAAATGTTTGCCTACCAAGGTCATCTTGATAAAATACATGGGCCCAATTCATCATTTATGATGTATTTTTATGAGAACAGAATATACCACACGTAAAATGTACATTactaaacttttattttgaattttcttGACCTTAGTGCAATTCAGGTGAAGTTGCCTGTAATGGATGTTTGTTCTAGGGATTATTTCTTTGTCATGAGCCGGGTTCACACAAaccaatttttaacatcttcaatcatttttaaattatagtcGAAGAAGAAATGGAAGTTGCTAGGCTAATTATTAGCTTATCTGGTAGCTACATTGTGGTGGTTTCAAGCCACAATCAGTTCGTGGCTTGGACGAAGTCGGTGTTGACCAGACATAAAGATTTCCACtcgtaaatattgaaaacaGGTTttacatttacgattgtcagccCCCAACCATGTTCCGGTCTTAATACATCTCACACCACGCGATAATTGATCAGAAGGAACTTTTAGAGACTGCAGGAGCCACCgttgtttttaatttcacaaATCCATCTTTCCAAACCGTCGATGAACATATCGgtggatgtaaaaaaatacaaatctgtaGCATGCAAACAATACAGTCAACAAATCAGAACTGGATAACATTTCTTTAgatgtttttaatattcttCTGAAAGACTGGCTTTATAAGTAGCATTAAAGGACAATTGATTGCTCCCAAGCTCCCCCTGCACTTGTAAAGTGTAATTTACTATTTAGACACTGTGGTAAATACCATTCAGCAGTGGTAAATGTGCATTTCGTAACtcactgacctttttttttcggGCGAGCTTTCTGAGATTGTAACCACCTCAAGCTAGTTTATCTGTATATATGTCAATATCTTGTAAATAACATCACTGACTAGTCAGAAAGGTTGGTGCTGAGACAAGAGAGGTAGCACAAAAATCATTACTAATTTAAATACaaggtggtgtgtgtgttttgtttccccccacACTGACATGTAAGCAAAGACCGGTCCAAAGATCAGATAGGCACGATTGCCTGGAAGCCTTCCACCAGTTGTGGAATGCGCTGGGAGGTGCCCAGACATGTCCCTTCACTGCCAGTGATCAAAGTACTGTAAGAACATTACATAACACTCAGCCATTCCAAATAAATAATTCTGCTTTTTATTCAAGTGAGAGCCATACTTAACACTGTAACTCCcgatttgcattttatttgatcGCAAGCGGCTAACTGAAGAACCCACGTCCCGCAGGCCAACATGTTAGACGGTATAATTATGCAATTCATCTTTTCAGAAAAGGACCTTGAATACCCCGAGGACTGAGCAACATTGTTTGCATGCCACTCAATTAAGAACCTGTGTTCAAACCTGTTCTACCAGTAAAACAGACACCCGACAATCCATTTATCTATTGTCGCTTGGACCTTAAACAACTAAATTTGACGTGCATTCCAGGCGTGGTCCTGCTCCCGGTCTTAACCGTAACCATCCATTTAATACCATGGTTTGTTGATCCACAGGAAACAGTGGTACAGAAGGCCAAAATTTATAGAACTTCACCTGAACTGGAAGTGGCTCCAACATGGTGACATCCACTTGTAGGTAAACAGTCATTGCTGCATGATCAGAGAACAGTGTATTTGTCTttagcagcatgtggctcattgccCAAGGTAATTCTCTTTAGCTCTGTTAAAAGAAACTATGTAGTAAATGCAGCAACTATGTTTGTGGTCGCAAGGCAACTTGATTTTTAATATAAGCAGCTGCCATGTTGGTCAGAAGACCATGTATTCACTGCAGCTTATCAAAAACGGTGCAATACTTTCCAAATTATATCTGACCAAACAGGACAAAGATTCAACAAACCAAGCGGGATTACACTGACTATTATCACCTTGTCATGGGGTAGTCAACTAACAAAAAGAAGCTGCCCTGAGGATTGTCCAAAAATGGCTTAGTCAGTTGATATTTTTGACTCCGTTGACCAAGAGCTGAGCAGACTTAATATATAGCGTTTAGCCAGGTGGTATTGCTGGGAGTTGAGAATGAAGCCCCTCAAAGACTCCTCAAAGTTCCCCAGTATGACAAGATAAGGCCTTCTGAAGAAAATAAGAGCATAAGGGAGGCATTACACTCCCTGGTGTACTGGTTGACTGGTTGAGGGACAGTCTTCTTCAACAAACGAGAACTTTACTGAGGACATTCAGTGATGTAGTATGGGAATTCCAGATCAAGTGGAGGAAGATCCTGAATCAACAGTGGTAGTCCCTTCAGAAACAACTCAAAATTCCGACTCAGCAGTGGTAGTGAAGGACCAGATTGGGGGTAAAGGCCCAGATCCCAAGTCATACTTTACTTTGAATATCTAAGTAACCAGTTTATTCTATGTAAATGGGGTCCAAGGATGTCAAACCCACTTTCATCCTTGCACTTATTTCACTGCTTTGGTTTCTTTCACCAATTTCTTAGACAGTGAGCAAAATGAggttggatttttttaaatcttttatttGAATTCTCAACATTCAATACAAACAATCACCACCCAAAACCTTTTACAATACAGAATTTTGAGATTTAGCAAACTGAAGTAAACAAATGGTTAAGGGGCAGTGGCTGTCATCTTCAGAGAACGAGAACTTTACTGAGGACATTGTAGGTCATCGATAGGGTGACCGCCACACCCACGACAAAGGCCAGAAACCTGCAGGGCTGACGCACAGCGGCTAGGTAGACGATGGTGTGGCAGATCCGAGAACCGGCAAAGAGGCGGAAGTGAAGCAGGGCGACTGACAGTTCCGGTCCGCTCAGAGCGTAGAAAAAGCCCACCAGCACAAAGGGAATGACGTTCTCCAAGTCATTTAGATGACAtctttgaaacaaaaacagttatTTTCTGCTTTGTCAGGATTTTTTGTCATTGTAAATTATTGAAATAGAACAACAGTGAGAAGTgaccaccaaaaaataaaagactatGAATGTACAACATTCCAATGTTAGAACAAATAGCGATATCTTTtggtaaatatactgtatactggccatttctttatttttgtcatgtaattCTTTTCTACattactgtaataaacactTGAAAACACCAAGAGAACTTTCTAGTTTACTCTTGAATATTCCTTTGACAGTAGGGTGTGGTATTAAGAGGTCAATTTAAGATGGGTAAGTCCCCACAGAAGGTCCAGGTAACAAATGCACAGCCTGCCActaattattatacaattactTGGAACAGGGTGTTCAAAATATCCTTTCTTAATAAGCCAAAGATAAGACAAATACATTATGTAGCAATTTAGCAAATTGAATTGCAGACTACGCAGAAATTTCACTCACCTACGAACTCGCTCAACATCTGGATGTGTTCTCAGCATCTTCTTTTTCTCCTCCGTACGTCGATGGCCCACATCTTCCTCATTGGCAAAGGCCTAAAACATGGCCATACACGCTAAAATAATGTTTCCTGTTTTAACAGTTATTGAAGAATTGACTGGTGTTGACCTACCCCTCTGCTGAAGCGGTAATGAGCAGTAATCGGCGCCATGATCATCAACTTCAGGATAACAATAAGTGAGTATGTGCTGAAAGCCATGAACACCTCATCTTCCATCAGGTGCACCATTGTGACAGCTGATAAAGACCGCTATTAGAGTCGAGGTTGACTTGCAAAAAGTAAATATGTATGGTAAGTGTTGAGTTGATCAGCTTAGCTGCTTGTGTGTTGTCAGTTGCAGCGAGACAAGACTGGAGTGTGTTAGAAACAAACGGGTCAACCCttaacctggtcactctgagggTGGAGCCAGCCAACAATGAAAACTGAAAGACCGTGACCAAGTGTAAAGGGACATTGATGGTCTGATGAACTGCATCACATACATTTCCGTGTGGAAAGCACAGGGAAGTAAAGTGGgtttttttcaacaataaatTTTGACTCAGCCCTGAAATGAAGACTCTCCTGAATGTGAAGAGAGCTTTATTCTCAAGAGATAAAGAGGAACTTTAAAGAGTAGAACAGTAAAAATGCCTTCAGCAGAACAATGCCAGAGAGGTGTGGACAAATAACTGAAGAGGGGTGGACAAGCCACAATTGGATACCAGGACTGGGCAAACGAGTTAAACCTGTTTTTCAATGGATTTGACTCTGCTCCCCTGCCAACTTCCAATCAATATGACCCCACCTCTCCAGGTTGATCATCTCTCCCAAACTGCAGCTCTTCTCAACTCAGCTCCCCACAAATGACTCTGCCCCTCCCCCAACCCTAATCAAAATCCCCACAATACCTTTAGTTACGACTTGAATATTCACGTTCAatctgtgcataatgttacagtggatttaacttgttttaaaatcaagtacagtgcatttgttGAGTACAAGATcatcaccgattctgttcataacctttacaGACAGAATTTCCAGGCGCAGTAAAGGTGTTGAGGGGGTTCGGTTTGGTGGCTTCAGAATTACGTCTCTGCTTTTCGCAGATGATGTGGTACTGTCAGCTTCATGAAACCGTAACCTTCAACTCTCGCTAGAGCGgctcgcagccgagtgtgaagcggttgggatgagaatcagctcctccaaatctgaggccatggtcttcagtcggaaaagggtggcgtgccctctcatAGTCaagaatgagatcctgccccaagtggtggAGTTGACACTCAGTCATCCGGCAGAGGTttagagtagagctgctgctcctctgcatcaaGAGAAGCCAGATAAGGTCGCTTGGCCATCctgttaggatgcctccctgttgaggtgttcctgggtgagaagctcgtcatctgggaggggctcagagtagagccgctgctcctccacatcgagaggagcgaGATGAGGTGGGTCGGGCACCttgttaggatgcctcctgtacACCTCCTTGatgagatgttccgggcacgtcccactggtaGGAGGCCCCCAGAACGACCCAGGATACATTGGAGAgacagctggcctgggaatgtcTCTGGATCCCCATGGAAGCGCTGGACTTCCCTGGTTAGGCTGCTGCCCACAGATACCTTTTTGTCCAGTCCAGCCTTTTGCCCAAAATGTCAAGTTGGTGATTCAGTGAGAGTGTACACTGACTGAATAGATTTCTTTGATGCAATGGTtaagaaacatacagtattctgAGTGTAATTCAGTTTTTCAGggtttcatgacatttttgctCATGATTCATTTGCTATGAAAGATTTGAAAGTTAAAATTTGAACTACTGAATATTTTAGTATGCCTTCTGGCATACTTTTTGAACTTTTACCCAAAAATAGTCATTAAAATGGTTGtatgaaaaatgtttatttgccaAATTATTCGAGTGAATACTTTAATACCCCGTTAGAAATAAACGGCCGGCACGAAAATATTGTGCTTCTAAGCTGGGTAAAGGTGGTCTTAGGACCTTTAGAAGTTGGAGCAGAATTTCAGTTATCTTCATCCAAATGGTGAAAATGGTTGAGGGACAGTCATCTTCAAAGAACGAGAACTTTACTGAGGACATTGTAGGCCATTGATACGGTGGCTGCCAGGCCCACGAGAAAAGACAGACCCCTGCAGGGCTGAGGAAAAGCCCCAATGTAGGAGATGGTGTGGCAGATCCGAGAACCGGCAAAGATGCGGAAATGAAGGAGTGCGGCTGGGAGTTCCGGTCCGCTCAGGGCGTAGAATAAGCCGACCATCACGAAAGGAACAACGTTCTCCAAGTCATTCAGGTGACATCTGgttaacaaaaaacagaaatcaCTGAAATGAGGAACATGTCGGAgtacattgaatatttaaacaccaaaatttTCAAGCAAACCATTCACACATTACAAATCACGAAAATCCAATAGCTTAAGGCTAACCTATAATACAAAACATCATAGACAGCTAATTAAAATTAGCATTAATGTTCCagtaattctaaaccttcaaacaactgctactttataCTAAAGTTTGAGCGACCAGGGTTTTTCGTCGTCAACGCAAAGGTGATGATAGTCAGGTTAACATTTATtaattgatgacatcattgatattttttcagttgtcaagcctcgtgaggataagcggaactcGCTCTGCACATTTTCGCCTTCAAACTCGAGCTTGCTCACTCACTTTCTTGCTCCAATCACatcgctcatccaatcacattcagacagtCAGAGCTTTTAAAACTCTTAACAGAATTTCATGTAACAGAACTGCAGGGTCGCTAAATGTCATAGTGTATAATAGTACGGTAGTATATAATTTAAAGAAATTAGAGGAGGGAATGCTTGGCAATAATATATGGTAGCAAATTTGCAGTTTTACAAGGATCGCTCAAGAATTTTATAAGATCTGACTGTCTGTGAGCCCATGTAACAGTAgcggtattaagaggtggattaagttaAATCCACACaaaaggcccaggtaccaaatgcactaCCCGCCACTCATTGTCTACTGTTACTTGGAAAAGACAAGACAACAAATACATGATGTAGCAATTTCGCAAATTAAACTGCAGTCTCAGCAGAATTTGCCTCACCTACGAGCTCGCTCAACATCTGGGTGGGCCCTCAGCAGTTTCTTTCTCTCCTCTGCAGACTTATGGGCCACATCTTCCACATTGGCGAAGGACTAAAGCATGAACATACACACTGAAATAACGTTTTGACAGTCGTTGAATACACGACTGGTGTTGACCTACCCCTCTGCTGAAGCGGTAAAAAGCAGTCAATggcgacatcatcatcatcttcaggATAACAATAAGTGCATAGGTTCTGTAAGCCATGAACACCTCATCTTGCATCAGGTCCAACATCGTGACTGCTTTACAGCTGATAGAAAAGGACAATTCAAAGTGAATATGTATCTAACAGTCGAGTTGATCAGCCTACGAACCTGTGTGGTGTCAGTTGTAGCGAGGCAAGACTGGAATGTGTTACATAAAACAAGTCAACCTTTAACCCAGTCACTCTCGGGGGTGGAGCCAGCCAACATTCAAATCGTGAATGTTGGCCAGATGATCATACCAGCAAGTCTGCAAAGAAATCCTGCGGCTTTTTGCTTTCTTCATTGTGAGGAAGAGGCAGGAGTTGTGggtgcttcaccatgacaacacagGCCTGCTCACAATAGTGCCCTGAGCATCAGACTGTTCTGGCCAAGAAGAACTGTGCTGGAGAAACCTTCCTTCTCACCCGACCTGGCTCTGTGGGATTTTTGTGTTCCTCTTTCCGAACCTCAAGGGGACCTGTATTTAAGAAATACAAcatcaaaatgagtttgacagaaTAATGTCGTATATGTTTTGTCCGTATCAGCCTTTTGCCCAAAATGTCAAGCTGGTGATTTCAGTAACAGTGTACACAGATTGGAATGGACTCTCTGATTCATTGGTTGAGAAACATATTCTGATAGTAATGTTTCTGTTTTGCAAGGCTTGCtaagattttaattcatatttcaatcTTTGAAAGCTCAAATTTCAACTACTGAATGTTTTAGTAGGCCTTTTGGAATATGGCATTGGCTAtactttttaaacttttatcgGACCAAAAACTAGTCGGGCCGGTTACCTCGCGAGCAGGCTGGAGGCTAGCACTTCTCGTCGCGGTGTTGAAAGCCGCGTGACCACCTGGTAGGATGTATTCCAGCCAGTGGAGGCTTTAAGCGGGTATATTTTCACAGTTCAAACATGAAGGGATGTGTAGGAATAAGAAACATGCTAGCTGAACTAGCAATTATTTTTCAGCGTGGCAAGGATTTCAGCCACCCGgaaggacacaaaaaaaatccaaataaatttgGGACAACTGTGAGACTAAACCAACTGGTGAAGTGTCAGGAAATCAAATTCTCCTCATGAAACCAAAAGTGCTATTTTCTCCTTGGTGATTTCCACGGCTGCGTTTAGTGctctcttcttcatcttctcttCCGTCAAACCTCAGTCAACACACGCGCTCTCCAGACTGCGGCTCGACCCGAGCTGCACGGTAGTCGCAATCACTTTTGTCTCAAACTCTTGTCATTTCGCTTTAATCAAGCGCGCGTCATGTCGCAGTGTTTGGGAGCCAGGTGCTTGAAACACCCCGCGCTTGAACAAAGAGCCCTGCCTTGCCAACGTGAGGCGCTTTGAAAAGAGCGTGCAAAACACCTGCCAGTCACATACCAGCAAGCCCGGCACAGTCACTTTGTTGGGTGCCTTTGCCAGTTTGGGAGGGGAATCGTCGACTGTTGTAGGATGTTGTGAGCGAGCGTCAGCTGCCAAATGGAAACAGAATGTTGGTAGTTTGTCTATATGGCCCAAGGCGTGTTTTCCATGATTCTGACATGCTGATTCATGTGCAAACGTGAGACTAATATCAGGTGACACACAAGCCATCAATGTTAGTTATTCGGCGCCTGACGTTTTCCCTGTGCTCTTTGCTTTGAACAGAGGGGAGCTTGTGTTTGCACAAAACAGATT includes these proteins:
- the LOC133472080 gene encoding microsomal glutathione S-transferase 1-like, which gives rise to MLDLMQDEVFMAYRTYALIVILKMMMMSPLTAFYRFSRGSFANVEDVAHKSAEERKKLLRAHPDVERARRCHLNDLENVVPFVMVGLFYALSGPELPAALLHFRIFAGSRICHTISYIGAFPQPCRGLSFLVGLAATVSMAYNVLSKVLVL
- the LOC133472081 gene encoding microsomal glutathione S-transferase 1-like produces the protein MVHLMEDEVFMAFSTYSLIVILKLMIMAPITAHYRFSRGAFANEEDVGHRRTEEKKKMLRTHPDVERVRRCHLNDLENVIPFVLVGFFYALSGPELSVALLHFRLFAGSRICHTIVYLAAVRQPCRFLAFVVGVAVTLSMTYNVLSKVLVL